The following coding sequences lie in one Spinacia oleracea cultivar Varoflay chromosome 1, BTI_SOV_V1, whole genome shotgun sequence genomic window:
- the LOC110800703 gene encoding thioredoxin H-type, whose product MGQCWSCWSRLCNCKGHNKRSQAGGKAQHITKEESWEEKLSEARRNDKIVVVKFSATWCKNCKEIAGTYRELSDKYPSLIFLTVDVDEMPEFSTSFDIKATPTFYFLRAGQPMDKLVGANKSELRRKLGTIAELSARM is encoded by the exons ATGGGACAGTGTTGGTCTTGCTGGAGTAGG TTATGCAATTGCAAAGGACATAATAAACGGAGCCAGGCTGGTGGAAAGGCTCAACATATTACCAAAGAAGAGAGTTGGGAAGAAAAATTATCGGAGGCTAGGCGAAATGATAAAATT GTTGTGGTTAAATTCTCTGCAACATGGTGCAAGAACTGTAAAGAGATAGCAGGAACCTACCGCGAGCTATCTGATAAATATCCTTCTTTAATTTTTCTCACTGTAGATGTTGATGAGATGCCA GAGTTCAGTACTTCATTTGATATAAAAGCCACCCCAACGTTTTATTTTCTTAGAGCTGGTCAACCGATGGACAAACTAGTAGGAGCCAACAAATCTGAACTCCGCAGGAAGCTTGGTACCATTGCTGAGTTGTCGGCCAGGATGTGA